Below is a window of Cydia amplana chromosome 3, ilCydAmpl1.1, whole genome shotgun sequence DNA.
ACTCTGAATTCAAAGCCTAAACTATCCAAGGATGGAATAGAATAAAACATTCAgaactttattttgttttatttttacactatGTATGTGATAGTAACTGGTATTTAGAATTAAATGTTCAATAAGTTGACCcgtttatttttcattataattattataattcatcatcatcatcatcatcctcgcgttgtcccggccatttgccacggctcatgggagcctggggtccgcttggcaactaattataattattataattactgtTCAATTCAAAATAGATTCACACTTGAGGAGGCCAACTAATTCTGAATACCACTAGATACTGCCTGGCTGGTTTTTGGTATAAATTCTCTGCCAAGAAAGATACAGGCTTATTTAGGCAGGTTTTCACCACGATTATCCCATTTTCTTTGCACGTGTGTGGCAGGGACAGAAGATGGGAAAATCACGAGAAAGGTGAACTGAACCCGTTATTTTCAGTTCATGAAGGGACCGAAGCAACTGATTCTCGATCTTAGTCATGATTATGACCTAGTTCACCTAGTTGCTCTGATCTGTAATTAATGACCTAAGGAAGGTTTAGTTAGGTTCCAGTTTAGTTATACTTTCACTGAGAGTGTAGCCAAGAAATGAGAATGGGGTAGGGGGTTGGTGAGTGTATTTGTACTCCCAATCCCATTTATCTCGCTCCACGTGACCGCCGCCATACATGAAGCGggggggacaaatgggaatgattCATAGGATTGTACCTAAGTATTCCCTTCTGGGCCCAGTGAGGACAAATGAGAACACTGGTAGGGGGGTGGGTGACGCTGCCTTTGTTCCATTTCATAATTGGGTTCATACTAGAGAGGCAAAATAAATCCAACATCCTGTTTGGTTACgcttttgttaaatataatatatggtgtaaaacataccaattatatattatttggcGTTTACGAATTTAAttattagagatgcaccggatatccggttactatccggtatccggccgttatttatagtatccggccggataccggatagtgacctactatccggccggataccggatagtaaaaataacacattttggggtaaaaaatggaatctaataaacagtcacggtcataatgctaacgacacagtacatagaaatgaatacgtaatcaatgttacacaatacacttatttgtttacacaaaaatacgcgcgcgcacttgtaactataaacgaacttactacgtaatgagatgataaaactcgttacgatcctagaaatgtgtccgcgcgaacgttcactacgaaacaggtcgaaacctgcacgacgcgcacctgcaaaactcaaaatataggtatagttccgccggccggataccggatattcggccagtgtccatgccggatatccggtatccggtatccggccaaacaactatccgttgcatctctattaATTATCTTTATgcatttatttagagaactatttCTTCGGCTCTATACAGCACGACTGAAGTTGGATTGGAACCCAGGATTATGAAATGTTAGGAGGTAAAGTGGTCAGGATGTTAGCTGATCAAGATCATGCAGGTCCGATTTCGGCTTCCGCCACTGCTGGGCTTGGTAACTTTTTCTTTaggacatctatttcagtttataaggtTAATAACACGAAACAACAGCTTTAAGTTTTACAATATTCTTTTACTTCACTCTCAAACAAGTTGATGGTATGATCACAGACTTTTTCAAGGTCCTTGAGTCCTCTTTTCAGTATTTCTAGTGCCGGTGTCTCATGCGCCTGTATCCTGAAGTGCATCTTGGCTTCTGCGGGGTGTGGCACTGTGTAGCCACAGAATTGGACATCTTCACTGAAATAAGCAAATGAATTaagttacaatttaataaattcaattttaaaCGCTTCACACTCCTTACTTAATTCAGTAACTAAACGATAAGACACACGTTAATTATATCTGCATTTCACTGCTATGTAGTGCCACTCCCCTGccatcagtttttgaatttttacacACGGCAGGTTTTTGTGGAGGGCGGACCTAATTTTTAACCATAACCAAATTTTCAGCTCTAAAGCCTAGAttcaacatttatttacataaagggTTTCTCCTTTTCATATTACTGTGTCATATCATTCCTTATAACTATTGTTTTTTGATTGTAAACTTCTGTTTTAAAATCAGTGTATGGTCTAATAAATCCTAAGTAATTGGTACCTGCTTCGGAtttataatgaatttaaaatatgtcCCTATCCCCACGCATACTGCTGGTAAAGGCTTGAAACATcagtatattttaaattaattacgtACAATACAATCCtaccttgttttatttttcacaaaatttaAGAGATAATAAACTTACTATCTGCTTATAATGCATTTCAATGCATTCCCTAATGTGTGGCTTTCATCTGCGAAGACGTAGGTGCGGCAAGTGAGTGTGGAGTCATCATCACCGGGCAGCTGAAACAAAGTAAAACCCATGTTTCTCTATATCTCTATTTACTTATTCAATCCATCAAATTTAcgatgatttcgccaatgtCTAAAGTGTGGGGAGACCTTTTCAGCGACGTTTAtgctttatattaataaaagtaataGATTTAAGCAATATTGTAAGCGAATAAATTCTATCCTGAATAAATTTCTTTTCTTCTTTTAGAGCATAATGTTGTTCGGTATTTGCTTTTAGTAAATTGATATAGTTGGACTTTACTAGCCACGATGATTTGCCGGGTATTGACTAAAGAATGAAAATGTCTTTCGTTAGCCTGCCGTCATATTAATCAAAATTTCTGACATTAATATGTAATACTAACCTCTGAAATTTTCATTGCTGGATTTGTTTTGATTATTTCTGGTATAATTTGGAATAATAACTGGAATTAGATGTGAATCATGAATGTGAATATAAATATCTCACGTTGTTTTGACATTGACAACAATGTCAACAATGAGTAATGACAAACAGCGGAGGAATTTTCGTCATAATGACATAACACAGATGTATTTTTCTACAATACAGAGTTGgacttgtaaaataaaaattccaTAAAAAATCAATGATTTATGGCCTATTTATGGCTAGCCCGCGCCAAATTAAAAATCATGTAAAAACTAGCTAAACAagggtatagtttgtcaaaggactgtctcatttcaaacatagactgagaaaatcatactaactttgtcttacactagcac
It encodes the following:
- the LOC134662974 gene encoding probable DNA-directed RNA polymerases I and III subunit RPAC2 isoform X2; this encodes MKISELPGDDDSTLTCRTYVFADESHTLGNALKCIISRYEDVQFCGYTVPHPAEAKMHFRIQAHETPALEILKRGLKDLEKVCDHTINLFESEVKEYCKT
- the LOC134662974 gene encoding probable DNA-directed RNA polymerases I and III subunit RPAC2 isoform X1; its protein translation is MGFTLFQLPGDDDSTLTCRTYVFADESHTLGNALKCIISRYEDVQFCGYTVPHPAEAKMHFRIQAHETPALEILKRGLKDLEKVCDHTINLFESEVKEYCKT